The stretch of DNA GGATCGGGGATTTTGGTCTTTTCCGGAAGCCTCTACGCGCTGGTCCTGACCGGCCATCGGTGGCTCGGTGCCGTCACGCCGGTCGGCGGGGTCGCCCTGATCGCCGGGTGGATCCTGGTCATGGCCGAAGGGGCCTCCACCATGGATCGCACCGGGTGACCACACCGCGGTACCTCCCGCTCCTCAACCAGCTCGATCGGTGGCAGGCCGGCGCCGCGGCCCGCCATCCCGGGGTGATTCCCTGCCGGTCGGGGTGCACGGCCTGTTGCCTGGGGCCCTTTGACATCTCGGTAGCCGATGCGGCACTGGTCGCCCTGGCCGTGAGCCGGCTTGATTCGACGGTGAGGGCCGGCGTCCTGGCCCGGGCCGAGGCCCAAGTCGCCCTGATGAACCGACTCGAACCGTCGTGGGGCCGGCCATACGACGTCGCCGCCATCGGAGAGGCACGATTCGACCAACTGACCGACGCCCTCGCGACGGAACCCTGCCCCGCCCTCGACGACCAGGGTGCTTGTACGATTTACGAGCACCGGCCTTTCGTCTGTCGGGTCATGGGTCTCGGCATGGTCATCGAGTCCGGCGATGTGATCGAAAACGGATGCCCGATCCAGGACCAATTCCCCACCTATGCCGCCCTCCCCGCCGAGCCGTTCCGATTGGAAGCGTTCGAGACCGGCGAGGACGAGGCCAAGGGCGCGGCGGCAGGGTCGTTGTTTGGCGACGAATCCCGGGGCAACTACGAAACCACCATTGCCGCGGCCATCACGACCTGGCGCGATTCGGCGCCGGCTGACAGCTTGTAGGCATGAACGCGCTCAAGGATTTGATCCACGGAACCGGGTCGCACGTCGACCCAATCGCGGCCGTCGAGGACCTGACCTGGGAACTCGCGGGGCGACGGGTGCTCCATTTGCCCCATACCATCTGGCAGCAGGGCGGCCACCTCAACTACTGGATCGATTTCGGTCTGAAGGCGATCGAAGGGGCCCGGCCGAACCCCCCGAAGACGACGTGGTGTGGCGCCATGAATTGGCCCTGCTCCGGACCAACCTCGATCAGATGACGACCCTGGCCGATGCCCGGGCTTCGACCCTGAGCCGAATCGTGAGCCCCAAGGCGGGTAGCACGGTCGAGTCAGTGCTCTGGCAGTTGATGACACATAACAGCTATCACCGCGGTCAGATCATCCAACTCCGATACGCGTTAGGGCAGTGGCCGAGGACGGCCGCCGGCCCGGGCTGAGACGACCCGCCTGGCAATATCGGGAAAGTCGGTGAAGAAGCCGTCCACCCCGAGTTCCACCATTCGCCGGACTTCCGCTTCCGGATCCCCGTCATAGCCTTTCGGCAGGAAGGACGAATCGGCCCGGAGCGTCCAGACATGGACGAAGAGCCCCGCCGCGTGGGCATCCGCCACCAACGACGTGGGCAGGCCGAGGCGGCCATCCGGCTCGATCGGCTGGATCAAATCTTTCGAGGGGCCGATCCCGTCGGCAAACGTCGCGATCTCCCGGAGGCCGGCCGGCGTAGTCAGCGGTCCGGCCGCCTCGATCAAGAGAACCAGTCGAAGTTTGGTGTGCCCACGGGCGGCGCGCAGGTTGCCTGACTCGAACGACTGAACGAAAACCGGATCGGAGGGACCCCGATATCCGTGCCGCGCCAAGACCGACAGCAAGGAGTCCGTGATCGGAAGACCGAGTGACCCATGATAGGTCGGATGCTTGGTTTCGGGATAGACGCCGATCCGCCGGCCGAGCCGCCGCTCTTCCTGGCGGACCAACCCAAGAATTTCCTCGAACGTCGGCACGTCGAACTGGCCGTCGAACCGGTGGGACCGAAACGCCAGGCGCTCCCGGGCGCGGAGCGTTTTGATCTCGGCCAGCGTGAAATCTTCGACGAACCAGCCGGTCGTCGACTGGCCGTCGATCACCTTGGTGCGTTGACGGTCGGGGAACTTCCGCGCGGCGTCGGTGGTGGCGCCGAGCTCATTTTCGTGGCGCGCCACCAGGATCCGGTCCCGAGT from Gemmatimonadota bacterium encodes:
- a CDS encoding glycerophosphodiester phosphodiesterase, producing the protein MEVIGLLALVMSQAGPPLIIGHRGASGYRPEHTLESYRLAIAQGADVIEPDLVMTRDRILVARHENELGATTDAARKFPDRQRTKVIDGQSTTGWFVEDFTLAEIKTLRARERLAFRSHRFDGQFDVPTFEEILGLVRQEERRLGRRIGVYPETKHPTYHGSLGLPITDSLLSVLARHGYRGPSDPVFVQSFESGNLRAARGHTKLRLVLLIEAAGPLTTPAGLREIATFADGIGPSKDLIQPIEPDGRLGLPTSLVADAHAAGLFVHVWTLRADSSFLPKGYDGDPEAEVRRMVELGVDGFFTDFPDIARRVVSARAGGRPRPLP
- a CDS encoding YkgJ family cysteine cluster protein, which produces MDRAAPGAPSQLGGASVWIGDFGLFRKPLRAGPDRPSVARCRHAGRRGRPDRRVDPGHGRRGLHHGSHRVTTPRYLPLLNQLDRWQAGAAARHPGVIPCRSGCTACCLGPFDISVADAALVALAVSRLDSTVRAGVLARAEAQVALMNRLEPSWGRPYDVAAIGEARFDQLTDALATEPCPALDDQGACTIYEHRPFVCRVMGLGMVIESGDVIENGCPIQDQFPTYAALPAEPFRLEAFETGEDEAKGAAAGSLFGDESRGNYETTIAAAITTWRDSAPADSL